A window from Bufo bufo chromosome 1, aBufBuf1.1, whole genome shotgun sequence encodes these proteins:
- the LOC120979636 gene encoding histone H3.3A-like: MARTKQTARKSTGGKAPRKQLATKAARKSAPSTGGVKKPHRYRPGTVALREIRRYQKSTELLIRKLPFQRLVREIAQDFKTDLRFQSAAIGALQEASEAYLVGLFEDTNLCAIHAKRVTIMPRDIQLARRIRGERAFSFFSFFLGNCT; this comes from the coding sequence atggctcgtACAAAGCAGACTGCCCGTAAGTCTACTGGAGGAAAGGCTCCTAGGAAGCAGCTGGCCACCAAAGCTGCCAGGAAAAGTGCCCCGTCTACTGGAGGTGTTAAGAAGCCTCACAGATACAGGCCTGGTACTGTGGCTTTGAGAGAGATCAGAAGGTATCAGAAGTCCACTGAGCTGCTGATCCGCAAGCTTCCCTTCCAGCGTCTTGTGAGGGAGATCGCCCAGGATTTCAAGACTGACCTGAGGTTCCAGAGCGCGGCTATTGGTGCTCTGCAGGAAGCAAGTGAGGCCTACTTGGTGGGTCTCTTTGAGGACACCAACCTGTGCGCCATCCATGCAAAAAGAGTAACCATCATGCCCAGGGACATCCAGCTAGCAAGAAGAATCCGTGGAGAacgtgctttttcttttttttctttttttctgggaAACTGTACATAA